A window of the Falco rusticolus isolate bFalRus1 chromosome 1, bFalRus1.pri, whole genome shotgun sequence genome harbors these coding sequences:
- the MFHAS1 gene encoding malignant fibrous histiocytoma-amplified sequence 1: MAQTEPPKAVRLWRDAALRARKLRGGPGEPEPEPDAGPPGGPPPPPAAASARRPPPAAALGELEALNLSGRGLEELPEEVGAALSGLRVLSLRRNRLGRLPAAALRHLGRLAELDLSHNRLRGLGDGAALAGLRGLRKLSLSHNELGAEGPGLPPRLAELGRLEELDLSFNRLCCLPEGLGRLRHLRALDVDHNLLPSFPAPLLELGALEELDCSGNRHLGALPEGIAALRRLKILWLSGTGLAALPEGLCQLSALESLMLDGNRLQALPAGFGSLQRLKMLNLSSNLLGEFPAAILALPSLEELYLSRNQLALLPPRLCQLRQLRTLWLDNNRIRYLPDSIVLLHSLEELVLQGNQIAILPEGFGQLSRITLWKIKDNPLIQPPYEVCMKGIPYIAAYQQELAHSQPALKPRLKLVLMGLKDAGKTLLRRCLMEEDGQREDMGSLEAGSTQPRGCPGQQQDVRRMPVACCPFPEPQDACSARAPVMQQPEHLPIDRQDSPSHVPSHRAKGETSCSALLLPPNAPHVPSGLGLLGGSKGIEVMDWTADAERGLTFIVYELAGDPSYDVIQSFFLSPGALYVLVVNLSAYVPQRFYPSVGYFLHWLGSKVPHAVVCMVGTHADLCAERELEEKCLDIHHQIAQQEKRDAEGLQSLVQQVDEALGQDFDLRCSSPHAAFYGVSDKNLRRKKAQFQYLLNHRPQILSPVLPFSCRDRCQVRRLRDKLLSVAEHRDIFPNLHRVLPKSWQVLEELHFQPQAQQLWLSWWDSARLGLQAGLTEDRLQSALSYLHESGKLLYFEEHLTLREYVFHNLPRLIDILNVFCQRDATVLLQKLLSDTQIDELRATQLHHYVEGFLLHGLLPAHVIRLLLKPHIQSREDLQLILELLEKMGLCYCVNKPKCKPLNGAAAWYKFPCYVKNEVPHAEAWINGANLSGQSFVVEQLQIEYSFPFIFPPGLFARYSVQINSHVVQRSDGKYQIYAYRGKVPVVVSYRPARGTLQPDTLSIASHASLPNIWTAWQAITPLVEELNVLLQEWPGLYYTVHVLCSKCLKRGSPNPHAFPGELLSQPRPEGLTEIICPKNGSERVNVALVYPPTPTVISPCSK; the protein is encoded by the coding sequence ATGGCGCAGACGGAGCCCCCGAAGGCGGTGCGGCTGTGGCGCGACGCCGCCTTGCGCGCACGGAAGctgcggggcggccccggcgaGCCCGAGCCCGAGCCGGACGCGGGGCCGCCgggggggccgccgccgccccccgccgccgcctcggctcgccgcccgcccccggcggcggccctgggggagctggaggcGCTGAACCTGAGCGGGcgggggctggaggagctgcccGAGGAGGTGGGCGCCGCCCTGAGCGGGCTGCGGGTGCTCAGCCTGCGGCGCAACCGGCTGGgccgcctgcccgccgccgccctgcGCCACCTGGGCCGCCTGGCCGAGCTCGACCTCAGCCACAACCGGCTGCGGGGCCTGGGGGACGGCGCGGCGCtggcggggctgcggggcctgCGCAAGCTGAGCCTCAGCCACAACGAGCTGGGCGCCGAGGGCCCGGGCCTGCCCCCCCGCCTCGCCGAGCTGGGCCGCCTCGAGGAGCTCGACCTCAGCTTCAACcgcctgtgctgcctgcccgAGGGGCTGGGTCGCCTGCGGCACCTCCGTGCCCTCGACGTCGACCACAACCTGCTGCCCTCCTTCCCCGCCccgctgctggagctgggcgCCCTGGAGGAGCTGGACTGCTCCGGCAACCGACACCTCGGGGCCCTGCCCGAGGGCATCGCCGCCCTCCGCCGCCTCAAGATCCTCTGGCTGAGCGGGACAGGGCTGGCGGCCCTGCCCGAGGGCCTGTGCCAGCTGAGCGCCCTGGAGAGCCTCATGCTGGATGGCAACCGGCTGCAGGCCCTGCCCGCTGGCTTTGGCAGCCTGCAGCGTCTCAAGATGCTGAACCTCTCCTCCAATCTGCTGGGGGAGTTCCCCGCCGCCATCTTGGCGCTGCCCAGTCTGGAGGAGCTCTACCTGAGCCGCAACCAGCTCGCCCTGCTGCCCCCTCGCCTCTGCCAGCTCCGCCAGCTCCGCACCCTCTGGCTGGACAACAACCGCATCCGCTACCTGCCCGACTCCATTGTGCTCCTCCACAGCCTGGAGGAGCTGGTCCTGCAAGGCAACCAGATTGCCATCCTGCCCGAGGGCTTTGGGCAGCTTTCCCGCATCACTCTGTGGAAGATCAAAGACAACCCCCTCATCCAGCCCCCCTATGAGGTGTGCATGAAGGGCATCCCCTACATCGCAGCCTaccagcaggagctggcccaCTCCCAGCCTGCCCTCAAACCCCGTCTCAAGCTTGTCCTCATGGGCTTAAAGGATGCGGGAAAGACACTGCTGCGACGATGCCTCATGGAGGAGGATGGGCAGAGGGAGGACATGGGAAGTCTGGAGGCAGGGAGCACCCAACCCAGAGggtgccctgggcagcagcaggacgtTAGGAGAATGCCAGTTGCATGTTGCCCCTTCCCGGAGCCTCAGGATGCTTGCTCGGCACGGGCACCTGTCATGCAGCAGCCAGAACATCTGCCCATTGATCGGCAGGACAGCCCTTCTCATGTGCCCTCTCACCGAGCCAAAGGGGAAACATCGTGTTctgcgctgctgctgccaccgAATGCCCCCCATGTACCGTCAGGACTGGGACTGTTGGGAGGCAGCAAAGGCATTGAGGTGATGGACTGGACAGCAGATGCAGAGAGAGGCCTGACATTCATTGTGTACGAGCTGGCGGGGGACCCGAGCTATGATGTGATCCAGTCTTTCTTCCTGTCTCCCGGAGCCCTGTATGTGCTGGTGGTGAATTTGAGTGCCTACGTTCCTCAGCGCTTCTACCCCTCTGTGGGCTATTTCTTGCACTGGCTCGGTTCCAAGGTACCCCATGCCGTGGTATGCATGGTGGGAACCCATGCTGACCTCTGTGCAGAGCGGGAGTTGGAAGAGAAGTGCCTGGACATCCATCACCAGATTGctcagcaggagaaaagggatGCTGAGGGACTCCAGAGCTTGGTCCAGCAGGTGGATGAGGCTCTGGGACAGGACTTTGACCTGCGCTGCTCCAGCCCGCACGCTGCCTTTTATGGGGTCTCTGACAAGAATTTGCGGCGAAAGAAAGCCCAGTTTCAGTACCTTCTCAACCACCGCCCACAGATCCTCTCTCCAGTGCTGCCTTTTAGCTGCCGGGACCGTTGCCAGGTGCGTCGCCTGCGGGACAAGCTCCTCTCGGTGGCTGAGCACCGGGATATCTTCCCGAACCTGCACCGGGTATTGCCCAAATCCTGGCAagtgctggaggagctgcactTCCAGCCACAGgctcagcagctgtggcttAGCTGGTGGGACTCAGCCCGGTTGGGCTTGCAGGCAGGCCTGACAGAGGATCGGCTCCAGAGCGCCCTGTCCTACCTGCACGAGAGTGGGAAGCTGCTCTACTTTGAGGAGCACCTCACCTTGCGGGAGTACGTGTTCCACAACCTGCCACGGCTCATTGACATCCTCAACGTCTTCTGCCAGCGGGATGCCACCGTGCTGCTCCAGAAACTGCTCAGCGACACCCAGATTGATGAATTGAGGGCCACTCAGCTCCATCATTACGTGGAGGGCTTCTTGCTGCATggcctcctccctgcccacgTTATACGTCTCCTTCTTAAGCCACACATCCAGAGCCGGGAGGATCTGCAGCTcatcctggagctgctggagaagatgGGGCTCTGTTACTGTGTCAACAAACCCAAATGCAAGCCCCTAAATGGGGCGGCTGCTTGGTATAAGTTTCCCTGCTACGTGAAAAACGAGGTGCCCCATGCAGAGGCGTGGATCAACGGCGCCAATCTGAGTGGACAGTCCTTTGTGGTTGAGCAGCTGCAGATTGAGTATAGCTTTCCATTCATTTTCCCACCCGGCTTGTTTGCACGCTACAGTGTCCAGATTAACAGCCATGTGGTTCAGCGGTCGGATGGCAAATATCAGATCTATGCCTACCGGGGAAAGGTGCCAGTGGTGGTGAGTTACCGGCCTGCCAGGGGAACTCTACAGCCAGATACTCTGTCTATCGCTAGTCACGCATCCCTACCAAATATCTGGACAGCTTGGCAAGCTATTACCCCTTTAGTGGAAGAACTGAATGTCCTGCTCCAGGAATGGCCAGGCCTGTACTACACTGTGCACGTCCTCTGTTCAAAGTGCCTTAAAAGAGGGTCACCCAACCCACACGCTTTTCCAG